The Betta splendens chromosome 4, fBetSpl5.4, whole genome shotgun sequence genome contains a region encoding:
- the dohh gene encoding deoxyhypusine hydroxylase isoform X2, protein MMASAEHVSAVGQDLVDPGLDLTRRFRALFTLRNLGGKESIDWISKAFTDESALLKHELAYCLGQMQDTRAIPTLAAVLKDTQQEPMVRHEAGEALGAIGDPRVLDLLKEYSQDPVIEVAETCQLAVRRLQWLQSGEEKLLENNSVDQNPYSSIDPAPPAARKSVSELRSILLDESLPLFERYRAMFALRNLGSQEAALALADGLRCSSALFRHEIGYVLGQMQHPAAVPALCAALECSSENPMVRHEAAEALGAIGKEECMAVLQRYCDDRERVVKESCEVALDMLEYENGEQFQYADGLVRLQLQS, encoded by the exons ATG ATGGCCAGTGCTGAACATGTGTCAGCGGTAGGACAGGATCTGGTGGATCCAGGACTTGACCTGACTCGGCGATTCAGAGCTTTATTCACCCTGAGGAACCTGGGAG GTAAAGAATCTATCGACTGGATCAGTAAGGCCTTCACTGATGAGTCTGCCCTGCTGAAGCATGAGCTGGCGTACTGCCTGGGACAGATGCAGGACACACGAGCCATACCCACTCTGGCTGCTGTTCTCAAAGACACACAGCAGGAACCTATGGTCAGACATGAAGCAG GGGAGGCTTTGGGAGCTATTGGTGATCCTAGAGTTTTGGACCTGCTTAAAGAGTACAGTCAGGATCCGGTCATAGAG GTTGCTGAAACGTGTCAGTTGGCAGTTCGTCGACTGCAGTGGCTACAAAGTGGAGAAGAAAAGCTGTTAGAGAACAACAGTGTGGACCAAAACCCCTACTCCTCCATTGACCCAGCTCCTCCGGCCGCGAGGAAGAGTGTGTCAGAGCTGCGCTCCATCTTGTTGGATGAGAGTCTGCCTCTCTTTGAGCGGTATCGCGCCATGTTTGCCCTGCGTAACCTGGGCAGCCAGGAGGCTGCATTGGCCCTTGCAGATG GCCTGCGGTGCTCTAGTGCTCTGTTTCGTCATGAGATTGGCTACGTCCTGGGTCAGAtgcagcatccagcagctgtcCCAGCCCTTTGTGCTGCCCTGGAGTGTTCCAGTGAGAACCCCATGGTTCGACATGAGGCAGCAGAGGCCCTTGGTGCCATCGGTAAAGAAGAGTGTATGGCAGTGCTGCAGCGTTACTGTGACGACAGAGAACGTGTCGTAAAGGAGAGCTGTGAGGTGGCTCTGGATATGCTGGAGTACGAAAATGGTGAGCAGTTCCAGTACGCAGATGGGCTGGTCAGGTTACAGTTACAAAGTTGA
- the dohh gene encoding deoxyhypusine hydroxylase isoform X1: MQMASAEHVSAVGQDLVDPGLDLTRRFRALFTLRNLGGKESIDWISKAFTDESALLKHELAYCLGQMQDTRAIPTLAAVLKDTQQEPMVRHEAGEALGAIGDPRVLDLLKEYSQDPVIEVAETCQLAVRRLQWLQSGEEKLLENNSVDQNPYSSIDPAPPAARKSVSELRSILLDESLPLFERYRAMFALRNLGSQEAALALADGLRCSSALFRHEIGYVLGQMQHPAAVPALCAALECSSENPMVRHEAAEALGAIGKEECMAVLQRYCDDRERVVKESCEVALDMLEYENGEQFQYADGLVRLQLQS, translated from the exons ATG CAGATGGCCAGTGCTGAACATGTGTCAGCGGTAGGACAGGATCTGGTGGATCCAGGACTTGACCTGACTCGGCGATTCAGAGCTTTATTCACCCTGAGGAACCTGGGAG GTAAAGAATCTATCGACTGGATCAGTAAGGCCTTCACTGATGAGTCTGCCCTGCTGAAGCATGAGCTGGCGTACTGCCTGGGACAGATGCAGGACACACGAGCCATACCCACTCTGGCTGCTGTTCTCAAAGACACACAGCAGGAACCTATGGTCAGACATGAAGCAG GGGAGGCTTTGGGAGCTATTGGTGATCCTAGAGTTTTGGACCTGCTTAAAGAGTACAGTCAGGATCCGGTCATAGAG GTTGCTGAAACGTGTCAGTTGGCAGTTCGTCGACTGCAGTGGCTACAAAGTGGAGAAGAAAAGCTGTTAGAGAACAACAGTGTGGACCAAAACCCCTACTCCTCCATTGACCCAGCTCCTCCGGCCGCGAGGAAGAGTGTGTCAGAGCTGCGCTCCATCTTGTTGGATGAGAGTCTGCCTCTCTTTGAGCGGTATCGCGCCATGTTTGCCCTGCGTAACCTGGGCAGCCAGGAGGCTGCATTGGCCCTTGCAGATG GCCTGCGGTGCTCTAGTGCTCTGTTTCGTCATGAGATTGGCTACGTCCTGGGTCAGAtgcagcatccagcagctgtcCCAGCCCTTTGTGCTGCCCTGGAGTGTTCCAGTGAGAACCCCATGGTTCGACATGAGGCAGCAGAGGCCCTTGGTGCCATCGGTAAAGAAGAGTGTATGGCAGTGCTGCAGCGTTACTGTGACGACAGAGAACGTGTCGTAAAGGAGAGCTGTGAGGTGGCTCTGGATATGCTGGAGTACGAAAATGGTGAGCAGTTCCAGTACGCAGATGGGCTGGTCAGGTTACAGTTACAAAGTTGA